In Aspergillus nidulans FGSC A4 chromosome II, the genomic stretch CAAGGCTGTATGTCGAATCAGGTGCTCGGTTCACGAGGCGGATAGACAGAGCCATGGAGCAAAGGCGCAATTCGGTATGCTGCATGTGTTAAAGCATCGTCTCATCGAATAGAGTCCAGCTCTTAGTAACAATGTAGATTAATGGATGGACATGAAAGGAGGAGTGAGGAGCAAATCGGGGGTTGAATAAAGGTGTTGTCCGCCGTCTCGTGTCTCCGCCGAATCGGTGCCAAACACTGTCGGGAAGAACGTTAGATACCAGGCTATGTCAAAGAAAACACTTCAATTTACCAGAGCAAGACGAGAATTGTCCCTTAGAGGCTCAGACGTCAAATCACCAGAGACGAGGCGATAATGTGTCCAAGAACTTTTGGCAAACTCGACTGCGGCTCCGATAAGAGATCGGGCCTGCATTTGATCCGAGATGGCGAATGAAGTATATGGGACGCTCAACTGCCTTCACATTTTGTCTTGGTTTTACTCTATTTGACTAGTAAAGTATATTGTCTAAATATTTAGAATGTTTGAGCCTAATCATTTCAAGATCTTTAGTTGTAGGACATGGTGTGTCTATTTGCATGCGCCATGCAGCGCATGCGTTGCGGTGGAGATGCTATATGCTGGAAACGCAAACAGGCGTTCATCTGCCTTACAATTCGCCGTTGTGCCAGTTGATACAGGTCCAATCGCACGGCATTCGGgccccttctttcttcctttaTTTCCCCTCTTTCTTACTTTAGAGTGCCCCGTGATGACTCAGTCCAAAGTCGTCCAACGTCGCCCGGCGACCAAAGGGCGTTTTAATGGCTCGGGACGATTTTAGTGCACCGTCTGCGCCCTTAAAATTTCCGCAATCCTGATGTTCGAGCGTCCTTGGATTGTACATTTACTGCGCAAGATCACCGCATGCTCTTTCCCCGAGGCAATGCGCTAGGACGACCTCGACCCCTAGTTGCATAACGACTAGTCGTCGTCCCGCGAGTACTAGTTCCTCTCACTCTTCCACGGGATGTTCCGGGTTTGGGTACTTGTTTTGTGGAAACAGTGCTTGGAGGGTGTTCGATAAAGGTGGTGTCCGAGGTCCTATGTGAGTTGTAATTAGCAACGTGTATGGGGGTTATAGCCTGAGACGATTGAATTCCGCAACTCACATAAACGTCATGTCGGCTTCGTTGCCTTTCgctgattcttcttcttcagcctctgcAATTTGTTAGAAGGATTGATATCCGCGTTGTGTGGGGTAAACAATACCCTTCTGTGCCTCAGCTTGTTTCGCTCTTCGAAATGACTCGGCGATTGGTGCCTAAAGTCGCTGGTCAGGTTGTACGCGAGATCTGAGCCACGCAAATTATTAGCATACCTCTGGGAAGTCCACGCAAAAAGCATTCATGTTCAATCCATAGAGGAAACTGGCAAAGCTCTCGCTGAAGCGCGTCAGACTCTCATGCATTAGCTGCAGTTTGTCGAAGTTCGCCTCGAGCTCAGCCATGCGGTCGGCAAGATCCGCAAACTGCGGCTCAAGGGCATTAATAGCGGGCTGGGTATACGGCACCCTGCTAATCTTCCTGTCATATCCATGCGCTTCGCGGACGGAAGACCTAGAGCCTGGCCTCAGAGGGGTCGTAGGCCGTGATACGGCGCGTGACCGCGAC encodes the following:
- a CDS encoding DASH complex subunit DAM1 (transcript_id=CADANIAT00005017), whose translation is MDAASRSSSRSRAVSRPTTPLRPGSRSSVREAHGYDRKISRVPYTQPAINALEPQFADLADRMAELEANFDKLQLMHESLTRFSESFASFLYGLNMNAFCVDFPEAPIAESFRRAKQAEAQKEAEEEESAKGNEADMTFMTSDTTFIEHPPSTVSTKQVPKPGTSRGRVRGTSTRGTTTSRYATRGRGRPSALPRGKSMR